GAAGCTCCTTGATGCGATCCAGCCCCATTTCGATGACTAAGGACATGAGGACCTCCTCGTCGATGAAGTCAGTGTCTATGACATTGGGCGGCAGCATTGCCGCGGGGACGTGGGGGACGGCGGGCGGCaagccgctgccgccgccgccgccgtgcTTGGGGTTGCAGTCCCTGAAATGCTGCTGGCCGCTGCTGCCGTTCAGCTGGTGGCTGCCGGGGTGCAAGTCCGGCATGTAGTGGCTGTGGGGGTAGGGGTGGTGGCTGAAGTACTGGTTGTTGAGCTTCTGGAGCTGCATGCTGGCGCTCAGCTGCCCTCCCGGGCTGGCGACGGGGGGGGCCATGAACTGGGAGCCGCTGaagcgggcggggggcggcatGCTGCCGGCCGGGTGCCCTCCGCTCACGCCCCCCGGCCCCATGGCGTGCCTCACCCCGCTGCTCGCGTTCATATTCCCAGCTCCGTAATGTATATGGTCGCCCATCAGGGCGCTGAAGgcgtgctgctgctgcggcggcggctgctgctgctgctggtgg
This Phalacrocorax aristotelis chromosome 3, bGulAri2.1, whole genome shotgun sequence DNA region includes the following protein-coding sequences:
- the CITED2 gene encoding cbp/p300-interacting transactivator 2, encoding MADHMMAMNHGRFADGSGGLHHHPAHRMGMGQFPTPHHHHQQQQQPPPQQQHAFSALMGDHIHYGAGNMNASSGVRHAMGPGGVSGGHPAGSMPPPARFSGSQFMAPPVASPGGQLSASMQLQKLNNQYFSHHPYPHSHYMPDLHPGSHQLNGSSGQQHFRDCNPKHGGGGGSGLPPAVPHVPAAMLPPNVIDTDFIDEEVLMSLVIEMGLDRIKELPELWLGQNEFDFMTDFVCKQQPSRVSC